In a genomic window of Thiosocius teredinicola:
- a CDS encoding PoNe immunity protein domain-containing protein, with protein MTGDSYSMRRQQFLTEDFVQHQIDRREKLLIAFAKELALPDTDKEGASLLHQALSGDHYEALSLRYTAGQPIGQLRPQITNVIEAYERYQKALAEYEEAPDMSPLGLDQLDDYERAMQIIGLCVLMHRPDLLKRIAALIDPGYKGEDTLYEDILAFYLTDRIELDEWYHEAPYTPLIRAMYEEDDQIAARLLNDYVNNWYPAFKYAPWHDGHLRTEGTDGDYFGYWAFEAGAVAYLCNIDDSQITHMVYPKDLVAWAREYATEYPQSAPVVHAQPHQSVPAGQPCPETGWWFTPAKADSRRYFKAGDVMPAISSDYGETLWQWAQDQSPPML; from the coding sequence AGAAAAACTTCTCATAGCTTTTGCAAAAGAATTAGCACTGCCGGATACGGATAAAGAAGGTGCCTCGTTACTACATCAGGCATTGTCGGGCGATCACTATGAAGCACTGTCTCTCCGCTACACTGCCGGCCAACCTATTGGACAGCTCCGTCCTCAGATCACCAACGTGATCGAAGCCTATGAACGATACCAAAAGGCGCTTGCAGAGTACGAAGAAGCACCCGACATGTCTCCGCTCGGACTCGACCAATTGGACGACTATGAGCGCGCAATGCAAATCATCGGGCTATGCGTCCTCATGCATCGTCCTGATCTCCTCAAACGCATCGCCGCGTTGATCGATCCGGGCTATAAAGGAGAAGACACACTCTACGAAGACATTCTCGCATTCTACTTGACTGACCGAATCGAATTGGACGAGTGGTATCACGAAGCCCCTTATACCCCACTGATTCGAGCGATGTATGAGGAAGACGATCAAATAGCCGCAAGATTGCTGAACGACTACGTCAACAACTGGTATCCGGCCTTCAAGTACGCACCCTGGCATGATGGCCACTTGCGCACCGAGGGTACCGACGGTGACTATTTTGGCTATTGGGCTTTCGAAGCCGGGGCCGTCGCCTATCTGTGCAACATCGACGACAGCCAGATCACCCACATGGTCTACCCAAAAGATCTAGTGGCCTGGGCTCGCGAGTACGCTACCGAATACCCGCAGAGCGCCCCAGTAGTTCACGCACAACCCCATCAATCCGTCCCCGCTGGCCAACCCTGCCCCGAAACCGGCTGGTGGTTCACGCCAGCGAAAGCCGATTCTCGCCGTTACTTCAAAGCCGGGGATGTGATGCCTGCGATAAGTAGCGACTACGGTGAGACACTTTGGCAATGGGCGCAAGATCAATCTCCACCGATGCTTTAG
- a CDS encoding DNA repair ATPase, translating into MSQETLAADVVDQAVAEGGAYEVIRKRLQEQRKQLAEKAKALNEARLAEFGDADMRLAGRFNVRTENNCVSRDIVQVGGLLLFGYNVFIGLKQETKVDDVFALFSLQESGDSYEMTPVKTEGTFLSDPGFTKDFAELYKYYKHTHLVQLTVRDGKLLAGFQVGERVEDIRVFRWSLSPDGAAVTYIDNRGERDIQLPPAYDFEWQMATRDNIIQGRHSHINILDKVFVDTLGGDLTIKVEDNTEDGLGIYREPVEDQTQALGDAEVYYASVNGLILLKILPYKETVWRYLVFNTLTQQVLRIDAIGESCVQLPEDHGIVFPGGYYLQTGTYKTFDEETQGLKFKRIRRSPNGEDVLYVFYRPDDGVVALLAYNLIEKELKNPMYGHGYALSEDGRLVIFTSEGQPTRVHPMQIWETPYVSDEYASKAPISDSFYGRIGNNDLVRGISDLYAIQRIIDSQTASVKLYESLSRSARKLFDAYYWIESEEAGGVGELVKAIAETSDLVIDEFVKVEAIRRESSKKMTEAEEAQEEILRELRAENWQVAEDYVEALKRVQRQRGHLATIKDYRYIDRERIAALDEELIEAREALGAKTIAFLSTDQALDPYNDKLDGLEHEIEKATKVADLDPLVDELESTGVGLDLLSELLTTLDVADATVRTQIVDSISQLYSRLNQTKASAKHKRKSMGSAEAKAQFAAQFKLFSQSIANALGLSTTPERSDEQMSRLLVQLEEMESQFSEHEEFLSDILGKREEIYESFEAHKQQLLDDRQRRAQAIGDAADRVLKSIERRSLKFTEAEDLNTYFASDALVLKAQELEAQLRELGSAVKADDVAARFKGVKDQAQRALRDKTEIFEDGGNVIKLGPRHRFSVNTQELDLTIIPRGDALFLHLTGTDYYDELTHPDLLALRDYWNLSLESESPDVYRSEFLAAQILSAAEEQREQLSMESLRAAALDDGAINTLVSKFAQPRYKEGYEKGVHDRDAALILQQLLPALESADLLRYDPMSRALAHLFWATLSDDENKEQVQHLTWQKRAQSAQQMRSALASEAAIRLLSDEIEAGIQAFLNEQPLEFDAMVVNAAARYLVVELSRERPEFIVSKYGRELVDELKRSLDDDTWRHYKDVMLALDGRIAERWNLSVAWLSALVDRKNLKGLERYVPEAAALLNIDGQLTHRSSEVDLEFTVNGLFGEHPRIADQTLQMACDTFLQRLEAHKAVTVPSFHRYQQTRQAILDEERRLLRPQEFKPRPLSSFVRNRLINDAYLPIIGDNLAKQMGTLGDNKRTDLMGLLMMISPPGYGKTTLMEYVANRLGLIFMKINCPSLGAEVVSLDPQQAPDVTAARELEKLNLGLEMGNNVMLYLDDIQHTNPEFLQKFISLTDATRRIEGVWKGQTKTYDMRGRKFCVVMAGNPYTESGEAFKVPDMLANRADVYNLGDILGGMEDQFALSYIENSLTSNPVLAPLATREMSDVYKLVDMAKGKQVATTDLSHEYSSAEVNEMTGVLKKLFVVQSIVLKINQQYIASAAQSDNNRTEPPFKLQGSYRNMNKMAEKISAVMNEDEMMQMIADHYVGEAQMLTSGAEENLLKLAELRGNMSPEQSKRWLEILESFRRNSAAGGDDPGTRIAGQLYDLNHQMQSAIGLFEERNRAEVEARNAPNFSDKVLEQVQELVKSLSNVQYYVEVVNEPVPGIDVLLKKMVDTLETSIYPLVHVMEGKLDIDLRTQENTAKIFSELKNLRALTTQKTTSSGRLKRKPAISRSGEENDAESN; encoded by the coding sequence AACGTTGGCTGCAGACGTCGTCGATCAGGCTGTCGCAGAAGGTGGCGCCTATGAAGTCATTCGCAAGCGTTTGCAGGAGCAGAGGAAGCAACTCGCAGAGAAAGCCAAGGCACTCAATGAGGCGCGCTTGGCTGAGTTCGGTGACGCTGATATGCGCCTTGCCGGCAGGTTCAATGTTCGCACCGAGAACAACTGCGTATCGCGCGACATCGTCCAGGTCGGTGGCCTGCTGCTTTTCGGCTACAACGTCTTCATCGGCCTGAAGCAGGAGACCAAGGTTGACGATGTTTTCGCCTTGTTCAGTCTGCAGGAATCGGGCGATAGTTACGAGATGACCCCGGTTAAAACCGAGGGCACGTTCCTTTCCGACCCTGGTTTCACCAAGGATTTCGCCGAGCTCTATAAATACTACAAACACACCCACCTGGTTCAGTTGACGGTTAGGGACGGCAAGCTGCTGGCCGGTTTTCAGGTTGGCGAGCGTGTCGAAGACATTCGCGTGTTCCGCTGGTCGCTATCGCCGGATGGAGCCGCCGTTACCTACATCGACAACCGCGGCGAACGCGATATTCAATTGCCGCCCGCTTACGATTTCGAATGGCAGATGGCAACGCGCGACAACATCATTCAAGGGCGCCACTCGCATATCAATATTCTCGACAAGGTGTTTGTCGACACGTTGGGTGGCGACCTGACGATCAAGGTTGAAGACAACACCGAGGACGGGCTGGGTATCTATCGTGAGCCGGTAGAAGATCAGACTCAGGCGCTGGGCGATGCGGAGGTGTATTACGCATCCGTCAATGGCCTGATCCTGCTGAAGATACTGCCTTACAAAGAAACGGTCTGGCGTTACCTGGTGTTCAATACACTCACGCAGCAGGTTCTGCGTATCGACGCGATCGGAGAATCCTGCGTCCAACTGCCGGAAGACCACGGTATCGTCTTCCCCGGCGGATACTATCTACAGACCGGCACCTACAAGACCTTCGATGAAGAAACACAGGGCCTGAAATTCAAACGCATAAGACGCTCACCGAATGGCGAGGATGTCTTGTATGTGTTCTATCGGCCGGACGACGGCGTTGTTGCGCTGTTGGCTTATAACCTCATCGAAAAAGAGCTCAAAAATCCGATGTACGGTCACGGCTACGCGTTGTCGGAAGACGGGCGACTAGTGATCTTTACGTCAGAGGGGCAGCCTACGCGGGTGCACCCCATGCAGATATGGGAAACGCCCTACGTATCTGACGAATACGCCAGCAAAGCACCCATCAGTGACTCGTTCTACGGCCGCATCGGCAACAACGATCTTGTGCGCGGTATCTCTGATCTCTACGCCATTCAGCGGATCATCGACAGCCAGACGGCTTCGGTGAAACTGTATGAATCGCTCAGCAGGTCTGCGCGCAAGCTGTTTGATGCCTATTACTGGATAGAATCCGAAGAGGCAGGCGGGGTCGGTGAGCTCGTCAAGGCGATTGCGGAAACATCAGACCTGGTCATCGATGAATTCGTCAAGGTTGAGGCGATCCGCAGAGAGTCGTCCAAGAAGATGACCGAGGCTGAGGAGGCCCAAGAAGAGATATTGCGTGAGCTGCGTGCGGAGAATTGGCAGGTGGCCGAGGACTATGTCGAAGCGCTCAAACGGGTGCAGCGCCAACGCGGCCATCTGGCGACGATCAAAGATTACCGTTACATCGATCGGGAGCGCATAGCCGCACTCGACGAAGAGCTTATCGAGGCGCGAGAGGCGCTGGGCGCGAAAACCATCGCTTTCTTATCCACGGATCAGGCACTCGATCCTTATAACGACAAGCTCGACGGCCTCGAGCACGAGATCGAGAAAGCGACCAAGGTTGCGGATCTTGATCCGCTGGTCGATGAGCTTGAGTCTACGGGTGTGGGCCTTGACTTGTTGTCGGAGTTGCTGACGACACTGGACGTTGCGGATGCGACCGTTCGAACGCAAATCGTCGATTCGATTTCACAACTCTACTCACGCTTGAATCAAACCAAGGCCTCAGCCAAACACAAGCGCAAGAGCATGGGTTCGGCGGAGGCCAAGGCGCAATTTGCAGCGCAGTTTAAACTGTTCTCGCAAAGCATCGCCAATGCCTTGGGACTGTCGACGACACCGGAGCGCAGCGATGAGCAGATGTCGCGGCTGCTGGTTCAACTCGAAGAAATGGAGAGCCAGTTCAGCGAGCACGAGGAATTCCTGTCCGATATCCTCGGCAAGCGCGAGGAGATCTACGAGAGCTTCGAAGCGCACAAGCAGCAACTGCTCGACGATCGTCAGCGCCGCGCCCAAGCGATCGGCGACGCCGCCGATCGCGTGCTCAAGAGCATCGAGCGGCGTTCCCTAAAGTTCACCGAAGCAGAAGACCTTAACACCTACTTCGCATCCGATGCCTTGGTGCTGAAGGCGCAGGAACTGGAAGCACAACTGCGAGAGTTGGGTAGCGCGGTGAAAGCGGACGATGTAGCCGCTCGTTTCAAAGGTGTCAAAGATCAGGCGCAGCGGGCTTTACGCGACAAAACCGAGATATTTGAAGACGGCGGAAATGTCATCAAGCTTGGTCCGCGGCATAGGTTCAGCGTCAATACACAAGAACTGGATCTAACGATCATTCCACGCGGTGATGCGCTGTTTCTGCACCTTACGGGCACCGACTACTACGACGAGCTGACACATCCCGATCTCTTGGCGCTGCGCGACTATTGGAATCTATCACTCGAATCAGAGAGTCCAGACGTGTATCGAAGCGAGTTCCTCGCCGCGCAGATTCTCTCGGCGGCTGAGGAACAGCGGGAGCAGCTGAGTATGGAGAGTCTCCGTGCTGCTGCGCTTGATGATGGAGCGATCAACACCCTCGTCAGCAAGTTCGCTCAGCCGCGTTACAAGGAAGGGTACGAAAAAGGCGTGCATGACCGTGACGCCGCGTTGATCCTTCAGCAATTGCTACCGGCACTCGAGAGTGCGGACCTGCTTCGCTACGATCCGATGAGCCGTGCTCTGGCTCATTTGTTTTGGGCGACGTTGTCAGATGATGAAAACAAGGAGCAGGTGCAGCACCTTACGTGGCAGAAACGCGCGCAGTCGGCCCAGCAGATGCGCTCAGCATTGGCCAGCGAGGCAGCGATTCGTCTGCTGAGCGACGAAATTGAAGCGGGTATCCAGGCATTTCTTAACGAGCAACCGCTTGAATTTGATGCAATGGTGGTGAACGCCGCTGCGCGTTATCTGGTTGTTGAGTTGAGTCGGGAGCGTCCCGAATTCATTGTCAGCAAGTATGGCCGCGAGCTTGTCGACGAGCTGAAGCGCTCGTTGGACGATGATACGTGGCGTCACTACAAAGACGTGATGTTGGCCTTGGACGGCCGCATCGCCGAGCGTTGGAATCTGAGTGTGGCTTGGTTGAGCGCCCTGGTCGACCGCAAGAATCTGAAAGGTCTAGAACGATACGTGCCAGAAGCGGCTGCGTTGTTGAACATCGATGGGCAGTTGACTCATCGTTCATCGGAAGTCGATCTAGAATTCACGGTTAACGGTCTGTTTGGCGAGCACCCACGGATCGCAGACCAGACGCTGCAAATGGCCTGCGATACGTTCTTGCAGCGGTTGGAAGCCCATAAGGCCGTTACTGTCCCGAGCTTTCATCGATACCAGCAAACGAGACAGGCGATACTTGATGAAGAGCGCCGTCTGCTCAGGCCGCAGGAGTTCAAACCTCGCCCGCTGAGTTCATTCGTGCGCAACCGTTTGATCAATGACGCCTACCTGCCGATCATCGGTGACAACTTGGCGAAACAGATGGGAACGCTGGGTGATAACAAGCGTACCGACCTGATGGGCCTCCTGATGATGATCTCGCCACCGGGTTACGGTAAGACCACGTTGATGGAATATGTGGCGAACCGACTTGGCCTGATCTTCATGAAGATCAACTGCCCGTCGCTCGGTGCAGAGGTTGTATCACTCGATCCACAGCAAGCCCCCGATGTAACTGCAGCGCGCGAACTGGAGAAACTGAATCTCGGACTGGAAATGGGCAACAACGTAATGTTGTACCTCGACGATATCCAGCACACGAATCCTGAGTTCCTGCAGAAATTCATCTCTCTGACCGACGCAACGCGGCGCATCGAAGGCGTTTGGAAGGGTCAGACCAAGACCTACGACATGCGCGGACGCAAATTCTGCGTTGTTATGGCGGGCAACCCGTATACCGAATCGGGTGAGGCCTTCAAGGTCCCGGACATGCTCGCAAACCGCGCCGACGTCTACAACCTCGGCGACATCTTGGGTGGCATGGAAGATCAGTTCGCGTTGAGCTATATCGAGAATTCGCTTACATCGAACCCGGTGCTTGCCCCACTGGCAACACGTGAAATGAGCGATGTCTACAAGCTGGTCGACATGGCCAAAGGAAAGCAGGTGGCGACCACGGACTTGTCGCACGAGTACAGCAGTGCCGAGGTCAATGAGATGACGGGCGTTCTGAAAAAGCTGTTCGTAGTTCAATCGATCGTGCTGAAGATCAACCAGCAGTACATAGCGTCGGCGGCGCAATCTGACAATAATCGGACTGAGCCGCCTTTCAAACTACAAGGCAGCTATCGAAACATGAACAAAATGGCGGAGAAGATCTCTGCCGTGATGAACGAAGACGAGATGATGCAGATGATTGCCGACCACTATGTTGGCGAAGCACAGATGCTCACCTCCGGTGCGGAAGAGAATCTGCTGAAGCTGGCAGAATTACGCGGCAATATGTCGCCTGAGCAGAGTAAGCGTTGGCTAGAAATCCTCGAGAGCTTCCGCCGCAACAGTGCCGCAGGAGGGGACGATCCCGGAACCCGGATCGCGGGTCAGTTATACGATTTGAACCATCAAATGCAATCGGCGATTGGACTGTTCGAAGAGCGCAATCGCGCTGAAGTCGAGGCGCGCAACGCACCGAACTTCAGCGACAAGGTGCTGGAGCAGGTGCAAGAGCTGGTTAAGTCGCTCAGCAACGTTCAATACTACGTCGAGGTGGTGAATGAACCAGTGCCGGGTATCGATGTGCTGCTCAAGAAGATGGTCGATACGTTGGAAACCAGTATCTACCCGCTTGTGCACGTAATGGAAGGGAAACTGGATATCGACCTCCGTACGCAAGAGAACACGGCCAAGATTTTTTCAGAGCTCAAGAATCTTCGTGCGTTGACGACGCAGAAGACCACCTCATCTGGCCGGTTGAAACGCAAGCCAGCCATTTCTCGCTCAGGCGAAGAAAATGACGCAGAATCCAATTAG